A genomic window from Vigna radiata var. radiata cultivar VC1973A chromosome 2, Vradiata_ver6, whole genome shotgun sequence includes:
- the LOC106755854 gene encoding MDIS1-interacting receptor like kinase 2: MDFSYNKVEGGISANWGACKSLQFLNMAGNRVSGYIPSDIFQLDQLQELDLSSNQLLAQIPPQIGNSSNLYNLNLSHNNLSGVLPAEIGKLSSLRSLDLSMNVLLGSIPEQIVDLSFLQNLNLSNNKFNGTIPYQIGNLADLQYFLDLSYNSLSGDIPSDLGRLSNLISLNISHNNISGSIPHSLSEVLSLSEINLSNNNLEGQVPEGGIFNSSYSLDLSNNKGLCGHIRGLPPCNVSVSKPDGASSKRNKAVIPIAASLGGALLISLVLVGIFFFGYKRKSRAPRQRNSFSRLNPFSIWYFNGRVVYRDIIEATENFDSQYCIGEGALGKVYKAEMSGGEVFAVKKLKCDSDNLDSERIKSFENEVKAMTETRHRNIVKLYGFCSQGVHTFLIYEYMDSGNLSDMLRDDKGAMKLNWHKRVEIIRSVASALSYMHHDCASPLIHRDISSKNVLLSLNLSAHVSDFGTARFLKPDSPIWTSFAGTYGYAAPELAYTMAVSEKCDVFSFGVLALEILTGKHPGDIVSYMQSCSEQKVNMKEILDPRLSPPSKKHLKQVDLIANIALSCLKTNPQSRPTMRSIDQLLEMETANI; encoded by the exons ATGGACTTCAGCTATAACAAGGTGGAAGGTGGTATTTCTGCAAATTGGGGTGCCTGCAAAAGCTTGCAATTTCTCAACATGGCTGGAAATAGAGTAAGCGGTTACATTCCAAGTGATATTTTTCAGTTGGACCAACTACAAGAGCTCGACCTATCCTCCAACCAATTGTTAGCACAGATTCCACCACAGATAGGAAATTCCTCCAACTTGTACAACTTAAATttaagtcacaacaatctctctGGTGTGTTACCAGCAGAAATTGGAAAACTTTCCAGTTTACGGTCCTTAGATCTGTCCATGAACGTGCTGTTGGGATCAATCCCAGAGCAGATAGTGGACCTCTCCTTCTtgcaaaatttaaatctaagcAACAACAAATTCAATGGCACAATCCCCTACCAAATTGGAAACCTTGCagatttacaatattttttggATTTGAGTTACAATTCTCTTTCAGGAGATATTCCCAGTGATCTTGGCAGGCTTTCAAATTTGATAAGCCTGAATATCTCTCACAACAATATTTCAGGTTCCATCCCTCACTCCCTTAGCGAAGTGCTGAGTTTGTCAGAAATCAACCTCTCCAACAATAATTTGGAGGGTCAAGTTCCCGAAGGTGGCATATTCAACTCTTCTTATTCCCTGGATTTGAGCAACAACAAAGGTCTATGTGGGCATATTCGGGGCTTGCCTCCTTGTAATGTCTCTGTCTCCAAACCTGACGGTGCATCAAGTAAAAGAAACAAGGCTGTGATCCCCATTGCAGCTTCACTTGGAGGTGCTCTTCTGATTTCTCTGGTGTTAGTTGGGATTTTCTTCTTTGGCTACAAGAGAAAATCAAGAGCTCCAAGGCAAAGAAATTCGTTCAGTAGACTGAATCCATTTTCAATCTGGTACTTCAATGGGAGAGTTGTGTATAGAGACATAATTGAAGCTACCGAGAACTTTGATAGCCAATATTGCATTGGGGAAGGAGCACTGGGAAAAGTTTATAAAGCGGAGATGTCAGGAGGTGAAGTATTTGCTGTAAAAAAGTTGAAGTGTGATTCAGACAACTTAGACTCTGAGAGAATAAAATCCTTTGAGAATGAGGTAAAAGCCATGACAGAAACACGCCACAGAAACATCGTGAAGCTTTATGGATTTTGCTCTCAAGGGGTGCACACCTTCCTGATTTATGAGTACATGGACAGTGGAAACTTATCTGACATGCTTAGAGATGACAAGGGAGCAATGAAACTGAATTGGCACAAAAGGGTTGAAATTATCAGAAGTGTAGCAAGCGCTTTGTCCTACATGCACCATGATTGCGCTTCACCTTTAATTCACAGAGACATATCCAGCAAGAACGTTTTGCTGTCCCTCAATCTTTCAGCTCATGTCTCAGATTTTGGAACTGCCAGGTTTCTGAAACCGGATTCTCCCATTTGGACATCATTTGCTGGAACATATGGTTATGCTGCTCCAG AGCTAGCTTACACAATGGCAGTGAGTGAGAAATGTGATGTGTTCAGCTTTGGCGTTTTGGCTTTGGAGATTCTTACGGGAAAGCACCCAGGTGATATTGTTTCCTACATGCAAAGTTGTAGTGAGCAGAAAGTAAACATGAAAGAGATTTTAGACCCTCGTCTCTCGCCTCCTTCCAAGAAGCATTTGAAGCAAGTGGATTTGATTGCTAACATAGCTCTTTCATGTTTAAAGACAAACCCTCAATCTAGACCAACTATGCGAAGCATAGATCAGCTGCTTGAAATGGAGACTGCAAAcatataa
- the LOC106755961 gene encoding uncharacterized protein LOC106755961 has product MASKTKRSTSLTWLLLLFISLLFSFSANKAIAARNLAANYAGSDDERGVSRRGLGSSPCKRGRETSEVAEGVRTQGFQKPYDNPRCHNYL; this is encoded by the exons ATGGCGTCTAAGACTAAGAGAAGCACCTCGCTTACATGGCTGCTGCTTCTctttatttctttgttgttcAGTTTTTCTGCTAATAAAGCAATTGCTGCAAGGAACCTTGCTGCTAATTATGCAG GTTCAGATGATGAAAGGGGTGTGAGTAGGAGAGGTCTTGGAAGTTCTCCATgtaagagaggaagagaaactTCTGAAGTGGCTGAAGGTGTAAGGACACAGGGATTTCAAAAGCCATATGATAATCCACGTTGCCACAATTATCTGTGA
- the LOC106778061 gene encoding two-component response regulator ARR10-like, with translation MANSAPPATYIEDKPPTKKPRVVWDEKRHAAFVSAVQIIGIENATPKKILQLMNDPRLERAHIASHLQKFRNYSKQQQEKEEQQQKQEQQQNDTSLDSGRQIEQQQSQQKDMSLTRTSALQPCSATTAMTNFHPGFTGNIEEEALAHGHPLAAFPNVAITENFSEEQSNLNGQLSNNFNAEQVLAHDLPLATFPNIASNQNSQLGTLDYAYIYGLLYPSDIPLVDNPTMLQTDNMQQSMNHNQMYPMNFQPSSTLISGNPAFPSQNYNFGMNMGHGSQSIQDGNSIGEGVLDQYSTRDSIYRPEFQNAGLPSGAVRRFAASDYRSQNPYIDDKFYQK, from the exons ATGGCTAACTCTGCTCCTCCTGCAACTTACATTGAGGACAAACCTCCCACCAAGAAGCCTCGTGTTGTATGGGATGAAAAACGGCATGCTGCATTTGTCAGCGCTGTCCAAATAATTGGAATTGAAA atGCTACGCCAAAGAAAATTCTTCAACTCATGAATGACCCTCGTTTGGAAAGAGCACATATTGCCAGTCATTTACAG AAATTCAGAAATTATTCAAAACAGCAGCAAGAGAAAGAGGAACAACAACAGAAACAGGAACAGCAACAAAATGACACGTCTCTCGATTCAGGGAGACAAATAGAGCAACAACAATCGCAACAGAAGGACATGTCATTGACAAGGACGTCTGCATTGCAACCTTGTTCTGCTACTACTGCAATGACAAATTTTCATCCTGGTTTTACAGGTAACATAGAAGAGGAAGCTTTGGCACATGGTCATCCTTTAGCAGCCTTTCCTAACGTTGCCATTACCGAGAATTTTTCAGAAGAACAATCAAATCTAAATGGACAACTGTCTAACAATTTTAATGCAGAGCAAGTTCTGGCACATGATCTTCCTTTAGCAACCTTTCCTAACATTGCCAGTAACCAGAATTCTCAACTGGGAACTCTAGATTATGCTTATATATATGGATTACTTTATCCATCTGATATACCGCTAGTTGACAATCCCACTATGCTACAAACAGATAATATGCAGCAGTCGATGAATCATAATCAAATGTATCCAATGAACTTTCAGCCATCTTCCACGTTGATTTCTGGAAATCCAGCTTTTCCCTCCCAGAATTACAACTTTGGCATGAATATGGGTCATGGTTCTCAATCAATACAAGATGGAAATAGCATAGGTGAAGGCGTTCTTGATCAATATAGCACTAGAGATTCCATTTATCGTCCAGAGTTTCAAAATGCAGGTTTGCCAAGTGGTGCTGTCAGACGTTTTGCTGCAAGTGATTATAGGAGCCAAAATCCCTATATTGATGATAAATTCTATCAGAAATGA